A single Lycium ferocissimum isolate CSIRO_LF1 unplaced genomic scaffold, AGI_CSIRO_Lferr_CH_V1 ctg6720, whole genome shotgun sequence DNA region contains:
- the LOC132045461 gene encoding nuclear intron maturase 1, mitochondrial, whose translation MSVRTKMKQLPGTKSMRYPWQQRRQISQNPESLLKEDPLEILSNLWIKTFSQPQNPFTNLTGFLSKLDLWVLAYQRTYAHLTGSFPPRNALHSHVLSDLLSLRNTVIRGKFLWNTKTHQLIRGPNEKPISQHHLSRRQLQSILTSQTPPFQDILVQQVLLMIFEPIFEPGFSSKSHAFRPGRNPHTVIRTIRSNFAGYLWFLKCDISEVLANVDVNVVVASLEKAIKDKKVLNLIKSGLKAPANSRLGEEDEEDSKNKKKGRTKKRILNENERKPDPYWLRTFFDFAPQEAAKIPNYGCCGILSPLLANVCLNELDHMMEQKIVEFFRPCERDTIWKYSMDDGCHNPAWPEFVPSSGKEKTRKMDFIRFGGHFLVGIRGPRQDAVEMRKEIIEFCERTFGVRLDNSKIEVEHISRGIQFLDHIICRRVIYPTLRYTASGGNIVSEKGVGTLLSVSASLQQCIRQFRKLKLVKGDKDPEPLPCTPMLYSGHAHTNSQMNKFLETMADWFRYADNRRKVIGFCAYVVRSSLAKLYAARYRLKSRAKVYKIASRDLSRPLREHTNNSAPEYSDLLRMGLVDAIEGVQFSRMSSIPSCDYTPFPRNWIPDHEKVLHEYINLQEPKFFYQLHKQHRICLPQDEISHIVWQYKTLGVRRRLCGDKGIENASEKVIMNVT comes from the coding sequence ATGTCAGTGAGAACAAAAATGAAGCAGCTTCCGGGCACAAAATCCATGCGCTACCCGTGGCAACAGCGTCGCCAGATTTCACAAAATCCTGAATCCCTGCTCAAGGAAGATCCGTTGGAAATCCTGTCTAATCTGTGGATCAAAACATTCTCTCAACCCCAAAACCCCTTCACTAACCTCACTGGCTTTCTCTCAAAACTCGACCTCTGGGTCCTCGCTTACCAACGCACATATGCTCATCTCACTGGTTCATTCCCGCCTCGCAATGCTCTCCACTCCCACGTCCTATCCGATCTCTTATCCCTCCGGAATACTGTTATCCGTGGTAAATTCCTTTGGAATACAAAAACCCATCAATTAATTCGTGGCCCTAATGAAAAACCCATTTCACAGCATCACCTCTCTAGGCGTCAGCTCCAATCTATACTAACGTCCCAAACGCCGCCGTTTCAGGACATTCTGGTACAACAAGTTTTACTTATGATTTTTGAACCCATTTTTGAGCCAGGGTTTTCATCAAAGTCCCATGCTTTTCGCCCTGGCAGGAATCCCCATACTGTTATTAGGACCATTAGAAGTAACTTTGCTGGTTATTTGTGGTTTCTGAAATGTGATATTAGTGAGGTTCTTGCTAATGTTGATGTTAATGTTGTTGTGGCTAGTCTTGAAAAagctattaaggataagaaagTGCTGAACTTGATAAAGTCGGGGTTGAAAGCTCCAGCGAATAGTCGTCTAGGAGAGGAGGACGAAGAGGATAGCAAGAACAAAAAGAAGGGGCGGACAAAGAAGAGGATTCTGAATGAGAATGAGCGCAAACCAGACCCTTATTGGTTAAGGACTTTCTTTGATTTTGCTCCACAGGAGGCTGCTAAGATACccaattatggttgttgtggaattCTTAGTCCTTTGCTGGCTAATGTATGTCTTAATGAGCTTGACCATATGATGGAACAGAAAATAGTTGAGTTTTTTAGGCCTTGTGAGCGAGACAcaatatggaaatattctatGGATGATGGTTGTCATAATCCTGCTTGGCCTGAGTTTGTTCCTTCGAGTGGGAAAGAGAAGACGAGGAAGATGGATTTTATTAGGTTTGGGGGTCATTTCTTGGTTGGAATTCGAGGGCCTAGACAAGATGCGGTGGAAATGAGGAAAGAGATAATCGAATTTTGTGAGAGGACTTTTGGGGTCAGGTTGGACAATTCAAAAATAGAAGTTGAGCATATTAGTAGGGGAATTCAGTTCCTGGATCATATTATTTGCCGTCGTGTTATTTATCCAACTCTACGTTACACCGCTAGTGGTGGTAATATAGTGAGTGAGAAAGGTGTAGGGACTTTGCTTTCAGTCTCTGCTAGCTTGCAACAATGTATTCGCCAGTTTCGAAAGCTGAAGCTTGTGAAAGGTGATAAGGATCCAGAGCCACTGCCTTGCACACCAATGCTTTACTCAGGTCATGCTCATACTAATTCTCAAATGAACAAATTCCTTGAGACAATGGCTGATTGGTTCAGATATGCAGATAATCGGAGAAAAGTTATTGGCTTTTGTGCATATGTGGTTCGTAGCTCTCTGGCTAAGTTATATGCTGCCCGGTATAGACTGAAATCTCGTGCCAAGGTTTATAAGATTGCCTCGCGTGATTTAAGCCGTCCATTGAGGGAACACACCAACAATTCTGCACCTGAGTATTCAGATCTTTTGAGGATGGGGCTTGTTGATGCAATTGAAGGTGTTCAGTTTTCCCGCATGTCTTCAATCCCGTCATGTGATTATACTCCATTCCCAAGGAATTGGATCCCTGATCACGAGAAGGTGTTGCATGAGTATATCAACTTACAGGAGCCTAAGTTCTTCTATCAGCTGCACAAACAGCATCGTATATGTTTACCTCAAGATGAGATATCTCATATTGTGTGGCAGTATAAGACTCTTGGGGTGCGAAGGAGGTTATGTGGTGACAAGGGGATCGAAAATGCTTCTGAGAAGGTAATCATGAATGTGACATGA